A genomic window from Massilia sp. METH4 includes:
- the lpxA gene encoding acyl-ACP--UDP-N-acetylglucosamine O-acyltransferase — MATIHPTAIVDPKAQLGEGVEIGAYSIVGPDVVIGDRTWVGPHVVIEGHTTIGSDNKFFQFSSIGAPPQDKKWKGEPTRLEVGDRNTIREFCTFNLGTVQDKGVTKLGNDNWISAYVHLAHDCVVGNNTIFSNNAQMAGHVEIGDWVIMSGYANVHQFCKIGAHAFVGMSTSLTQDVPPFVLLNGNPAQAHGINIEGLKRRGFTREQINALRQSYKILYRSGHTLEEAKAALLEQENGTPDAAEHIRAFRTFLDTANRGIVR, encoded by the coding sequence ATGGCGACCATACATCCTACCGCGATCGTCGATCCGAAGGCACAGCTGGGCGAAGGTGTCGAGATCGGCGCGTATTCGATCGTGGGCCCTGACGTCGTCATCGGCGACCGCACCTGGGTCGGCCCGCACGTGGTCATCGAAGGGCACACGACGATCGGCAGCGACAACAAGTTCTTCCAGTTCTCGTCCATCGGCGCGCCGCCGCAGGACAAGAAGTGGAAGGGCGAGCCGACCCGCCTCGAAGTGGGCGACCGCAACACGATCCGCGAATTCTGCACGTTCAACCTGGGCACGGTGCAGGACAAGGGCGTGACGAAACTGGGCAACGACAACTGGATTTCCGCCTACGTGCACCTGGCGCACGACTGCGTGGTGGGCAATAACACGATCTTCTCGAACAATGCGCAGATGGCGGGCCACGTGGAGATCGGCGACTGGGTCATCATGAGCGGCTACGCCAACGTGCACCAGTTCTGCAAGATCGGCGCGCATGCCTTCGTGGGCATGAGCACCAGCCTCACGCAGGACGTGCCGCCGTTCGTGCTCCTGAACGGCAACCCGGCGCAGGCCCACGGCATCAATATCGAAGGCCTGAAGCGTCGCGGGTTTACGCGCGAGCAGATCAACGCGCTGCGCCAGTCGTACAAGATCCTGTACCGCTCCGGCCATACGCTGGAAGAGGCCAAGGCGGCGTTGCTGGAACAGGAGAACGGCACGCCGGACGCCGCGGAGCACATCCGCGCCTTCCGCACCTTCCTCGATACCGCGAACCGTGGCATCGTCCGCTGA
- a CDS encoding OmpH family outer membrane protein, with the protein MLKTATATLGRMFAVVALGWLALGTAYAQAQSSRIAWLSPERIYNESKLARLAGDKLKEEFSPREKAMNELGARLKAATEKYTKDEPTLSEADRIKRQREVVELDKDFQRRQREFREDLSQRTNEERAAIAEKATRIIKQLALTEGFDIVLQDAVWANPRIDITDKVLAALDK; encoded by the coding sequence ATGTTGAAGACCGCAACTGCTACGCTTGGCAGGATGTTTGCCGTCGTGGCGCTGGGCTGGCTGGCGCTGGGAACCGCGTACGCGCAGGCCCAGTCCTCGCGGATCGCCTGGCTCAGCCCCGAGCGCATCTATAACGAATCGAAGCTGGCCCGGCTGGCCGGCGACAAGCTGAAGGAAGAGTTCTCGCCACGGGAAAAGGCGATGAACGAACTGGGTGCGCGCCTGAAGGCGGCCACCGAGAAATACACGAAGGACGAGCCCACGCTGAGCGAGGCCGACCGTATCAAGCGCCAGCGCGAGGTGGTCGAGCTGGACAAGGACTTCCAGCGCCGCCAGCGCGAGTTCCGCGAAGACCTGTCCCAGCGCACCAACGAGGAGCGCGCGGCGATCGCCGAGAAGGCCACGCGCATCATCAAGCAACTGGCGCTGACCGAAGGCTTCGACATCGTGCTGCAGGATGCGGTGTGGGCCAACCCGCGCATCGACATCACCGACAAGGTGCTGGCGGCACTCGACAAGTAA
- the lpxD gene encoding UDP-3-O-(3-hydroxymyristoyl)glucosamine N-acyltransferase — protein MGIRLGDLVERFGGELIGDPNLQVVGIAPLTDAGVSHISFLSNSKFRAQAGQSRAAALILSPNDDALVAQTYSGARIVTKNPYAYFARAAQYFEALTAHVPPPGIHPTAYVDPTARVDASAHIGPHVTVEAGAEIKANAVIDAGCFIGREAVVGEGTHFFANVTFHARCVIGARGILHSGAVIGTDGFGFANEGGVYIKIPQVGRVVIGDDVDIGANTTVDRGALADTVIEDGVKLDNQIQIGHNCHIGAHTAMAGCVGVAGSAKIGKYCTFGGAAMVLGHLTIADHVHVSSGSMVSRSLPEPGHYTGFYPLAKNSEWEKSAAIVRNLSTMREKIRALEKALKNTTTNTTKQEDES, from the coding sequence ATGGGCATTCGACTGGGAGACCTGGTCGAGCGCTTCGGCGGAGAGTTGATCGGCGACCCCAACCTGCAGGTGGTGGGGATCGCGCCGTTGACGGACGCCGGCGTTTCACACATCAGCTTTCTCTCCAACAGCAAGTTCCGCGCGCAGGCCGGGCAAAGCCGTGCGGCGGCACTGATCCTGTCGCCGAACGATGACGCGCTCGTGGCGCAAACCTACTCCGGGGCGCGCATCGTCACGAAGAATCCCTACGCGTACTTCGCGCGCGCCGCGCAGTACTTCGAGGCGCTGACGGCGCACGTGCCGCCGCCGGGCATCCACCCGACCGCATATGTGGACCCGACCGCGCGCGTGGACGCCAGCGCCCACATCGGCCCGCACGTGACCGTGGAGGCCGGCGCAGAAATCAAGGCCAACGCCGTGATCGATGCCGGCTGCTTCATCGGCCGCGAAGCGGTGGTGGGCGAGGGCACGCACTTCTTCGCCAACGTCACCTTCCACGCGCGCTGCGTGATCGGCGCGCGCGGCATCCTGCACTCGGGCGCCGTGATCGGCACCGACGGCTTCGGCTTCGCCAACGAGGGCGGCGTCTACATCAAGATCCCGCAGGTGGGCCGCGTGGTGATCGGCGACGATGTCGACATCGGCGCCAACACCACGGTCGACCGCGGCGCGCTGGCCGACACGGTCATCGAGGATGGGGTGAAGCTGGACAACCAGATCCAGATCGGCCACAACTGCCACATCGGCGCGCACACGGCCATGGCCGGCTGCGTGGGCGTGGCCGGCAGCGCGAAGATCGGCAAGTACTGCACGTTCGGCGGCGCGGCCATGGTGCTGGGCCACCTGACGATCGCCGACCACGTGCACGTCTCGTCGGGCAGCATGGTGTCGCGCTCGCTGCCCGAGCCGGGGCATTACACAGGCTTCTACCCGCTGGCCAAGAACAGCGAATGGGAAAAGTCCGCCGCGATCGTGCGCAATCTTTCCACGATGCGCGAGAAAATCCGGGCACTGGAAAAAGCCCTGAAAAACACGACAACGAACACAACGAAACAAGAAGACGAATCATGA
- the rseP gene encoding RIP metalloprotease RseP: MNLLQTLLAFIVALGTLVIIHELGHYLVARWCGVKVLRFSVGMGRVVWSRRFGPDQTEWAVSALPLGGYVKMLDAREQDAKDIPPDDLPREFTRQNVWKRIAIVAAGPIANFLLAIALYAGLYMHGIEEPATRIAEPAARTPASIAGLDRDDVVRAVNGNPVQGWSELRWELIEAVVEAKDGTPAQVELERPGRGRFTFTLPAEALRAVDLDDDVPGALGFAIWLPAPVLGKVDPAGAGARAGLRSGDQVVAMDGKPVVDIGAFSGAIRKAAGRTVQLDVRRGGEIVQVPVVPDAETGKDGVTVGKIKVELLGRPDMIVVADGPLAALAKSARKVWDTSVLTVRMIGRMIVGEVSWKNVTGPITIADYAGQSSRIGLASYLSFMAVVSISLGVMNLLPIPVLDGGHLLYYSLEVLTGRPVPERFGEIAQRLGVGLLVTLMALAVFNDVARLL, translated from the coding sequence GCGCTTTTCGGTCGGCATGGGCCGCGTGGTGTGGTCGCGCCGTTTCGGGCCGGACCAGACCGAGTGGGCCGTTTCCGCCTTGCCGCTGGGCGGCTACGTGAAAATGCTGGACGCCCGCGAGCAGGACGCGAAGGATATCCCGCCCGACGACCTGCCGCGCGAATTCACGCGCCAGAACGTGTGGAAGCGCATCGCCATCGTCGCCGCCGGCCCCATCGCCAATTTCCTGCTGGCGATCGCGCTGTACGCCGGCCTGTACATGCACGGCATCGAGGAGCCGGCCACGCGCATCGCGGAGCCGGCGGCGCGAACGCCCGCGTCGATCGCCGGCCTGGATCGCGACGACGTGGTGCGCGCCGTCAACGGCAATCCCGTCCAGGGTTGGTCCGAGCTGCGCTGGGAGCTGATCGAAGCGGTGGTCGAGGCGAAGGATGGCACGCCCGCCCAGGTCGAGCTGGAGCGGCCCGGGCGCGGCCGCTTCACGTTCACGCTGCCGGCGGAAGCGCTGCGCGCGGTCGACCTCGACGATGACGTGCCGGGCGCACTGGGCTTTGCCATCTGGCTGCCCGCGCCCGTGCTGGGCAAGGTCGATCCGGCGGGTGCCGGCGCGCGCGCCGGCCTGCGCAGCGGCGACCAGGTGGTGGCGATGGACGGCAAGCCGGTCGTCGATATCGGTGCGTTCAGCGGCGCGATCCGCAAGGCCGCGGGCCGCACGGTGCAGCTCGACGTGCGGCGCGGCGGCGAGATCGTGCAGGTGCCCGTGGTGCCGGACGCGGAGACGGGTAAAGACGGTGTAACAGTCGGTAAGATCAAGGTCGAACTGCTGGGGCGGCCGGATATGATCGTCGTCGCGGATGGTCCGCTCGCCGCGCTGGCCAAGTCCGCGCGCAAGGTGTGGGACACCAGCGTACTCACCGTGCGCATGATCGGCAGGATGATCGTCGGCGAAGTCTCGTGGAAGAACGTGACCGGTCCCATCACGATCGCCGATTACGCGGGCCAGAGTTCGCGCATCGGGCTGGCCAGCTATCTGTCGTTCATGGCGGTCGTCAGCATCAGCCTCGGGGTAATGAATTTGCTCCCGATACCGGTTCTGGATGGCGGCCATTTGCTGTATTATTCGCTGGAAGTTTTGACTGGGCGCCCGGTGCCGGAGCGTTTTGGGGAGATTGCACAGCGGCTGGGTGTCGGGTTGTTGGTGACCTTGATGGCGCTCGCTGTATTCAACGATGTCGCGCGGTTGCTGTAA
- the fabZ gene encoding 3-hydroxyacyl-ACP dehydratase FabZ: MTTTAENKTLCINQIKELLPHRYPLLLVDRVLNWEANKTITAIKNVTVNEEFFNGHFPHKPVMPGVLMIEAMAQTAAILSFLTMGVKPDENSVVYFVGIDNARFKRPVGPGDQLKMDVEILRVSRGIWKYKAVGSVDGQTAVEAELMCTIRNTAEAQ, translated from the coding sequence ATGACCACCACTGCAGAAAACAAGACCCTGTGCATCAACCAGATCAAGGAACTGCTGCCGCACCGCTATCCGCTGCTGCTGGTTGACCGGGTGCTGAACTGGGAAGCGAACAAGACGATCACCGCCATCAAGAACGTGACCGTCAACGAGGAATTCTTCAACGGCCACTTCCCGCACAAGCCCGTGATGCCGGGCGTGCTGATGATCGAGGCGATGGCGCAAACGGCTGCCATCCTGTCGTTCCTGACGATGGGCGTGAAGCCCGACGAGAACTCGGTGGTCTACTTCGTGGGCATCGACAACGCGCGCTTCAAGCGCCCGGTGGGCCCCGGCGACCAGCTGAAGATGGACGTGGAAATCCTGCGCGTGTCGCGCGGCATCTGGAAGTACAAGGCGGTGGGCAGCGTCGATGGCCAGACGGCTGTCGAGGCGGAACTGATGTGCACCATCCGTAACACCGCCGAAGCACAGTAA
- the bamA gene encoding outer membrane protein assembly factor BamA: protein MKFISDRFASPSFRRTLIGAAVLAFCSGSAFAIQPFVVKDIRVEGIQRTEAGTVFSYLPVRVGETFSDDKSVSTIKALYATGIFKDVRLEKDGDVLVVIVEERPAIAKVDFTGTQEFEKDMLVNALKDIGVGEAKTFDKATVDRAEQELKRQYLSRGLYGVKVTTTVTPMERNRVSIMFNVDEGEIARIKQINIVGNKVFSDKELRKELSLNTSGWFSWYTKADQYSKTKLTGDLEALKSFYLDRGYVEMNVDSTQVSITPDKKDIYLTINITEGEKYTVSDIKFEGEMFGREDELRSLVLLKKGETYSGARLTATNKLITDRLGTFGFAFANVNANPEINREKREVAFTFFIDPGKRAYVRHMNIQGNTTTRDEVIRREFRQFESSWYDANKVKLSRDRVDRLGYFKDVTVDTPEAQGTNDQVDVNLTVVEKPTGNFQIGGAFSQAEKFSLSASIQQANFAGSGNTVGIELNTSKYSRTIAFSQTNPYYTDDGVSQSYELYLRTFDPPAVNIGGYSIRQTGGRVSWGVPFSEVDTVFFGIGLERATVKTDFTSPTYFKQYVRDLGGPASGEGTVSSNSVPLTVAWGRDSRDSAVTPTIGRYQRANLELDLIGDSKYFRAVYEHQWYRPLTSWATLALKGEFDYGHGIGDRPYPVFKNFYAGGIGSVRGYYSSSLGYLDTNGDALGGASRLIGNAEVQFPFPGQGKDRSLRWFAFFDGGQVYQEGAKMRLSELRFSTGLGVSWISPVGPLKLSYAKPINPMYGDRLERFQFQMGTGF, encoded by the coding sequence ATGAAATTCATTTCTGACCGCTTTGCCTCGCCTTCGTTTCGCCGCACGCTGATCGGTGCCGCCGTCCTGGCGTTCTGCTCCGGCAGCGCCTTCGCCATCCAACCCTTCGTCGTCAAGGATATCCGCGTCGAAGGCATCCAGCGCACCGAGGCGGGCACCGTGTTCAGCTACCTGCCGGTGCGCGTGGGTGAAACGTTCAGCGACGATAAATCCGTCTCCACGATCAAGGCGCTGTACGCGACCGGCATCTTCAAGGACGTGCGGCTGGAAAAAGATGGCGACGTGCTGGTGGTGATCGTCGAGGAACGCCCCGCGATCGCCAAGGTCGACTTTACCGGCACCCAGGAATTCGAGAAGGACATGCTCGTCAACGCGCTGAAGGACATCGGCGTGGGCGAAGCGAAGACCTTCGACAAGGCGACCGTCGACCGCGCCGAGCAGGAATTGAAGCGCCAGTACCTGTCGCGCGGCCTGTACGGCGTGAAGGTCACCACCACCGTCACGCCGATGGAGCGCAACCGCGTGTCCATCATGTTCAATGTCGATGAAGGCGAGATCGCCCGCATCAAGCAGATCAACATCGTCGGCAACAAGGTGTTCTCCGACAAGGAGCTGCGCAAGGAACTGTCGCTGAACACGTCGGGCTGGTTCAGCTGGTACACGAAGGCCGACCAGTATTCGAAGACGAAGCTGACCGGCGACCTGGAAGCGCTGAAGTCGTTCTACCTGGACCGCGGCTACGTGGAGATGAACGTCGATTCCACCCAGGTCTCGATCACGCCGGACAAGAAGGACATCTACCTCACCATCAACATCACCGAAGGCGAGAAGTACACGGTCTCCGACATCAAGTTCGAAGGCGAGATGTTCGGCCGCGAGGACGAGCTGCGTTCCCTGGTACTGCTGAAGAAGGGTGAAACGTATTCCGGCGCGCGCCTGACCGCGACCAACAAGCTGATCACCGACCGCCTGGGCACCTTCGGCTTCGCGTTCGCCAACGTGAACGCCAACCCGGAGATCAACCGCGAGAAGCGCGAAGTCGCCTTCACCTTCTTCATCGATCCGGGCAAGCGCGCCTATGTGCGCCACATGAACATCCAGGGCAATACCACCACACGCGACGAGGTGATCCGCCGCGAATTCCGCCAGTTCGAATCGAGCTGGTACGACGCGAACAAGGTCAAGCTCTCGCGCGACCGTGTCGACCGCCTGGGCTACTTCAAGGACGTGACGGTGGACACGCCGGAAGCGCAGGGCACCAACGACCAGGTGGACGTGAACCTGACCGTGGTCGAAAAGCCGACCGGCAACTTCCAGATCGGCGGCGCGTTCTCGCAGGCTGAGAAGTTCAGCCTGTCCGCCTCGATCCAGCAGGCGAACTTCGCCGGCTCGGGCAACACGGTGGGCATCGAACTGAACACCAGCAAATACAGCCGCACGATCGCGTTCTCGCAAACGAACCCGTACTACACGGACGACGGCGTGTCGCAGAGCTACGAGCTGTACCTGCGCACGTTCGACCCGCCGGCCGTGAACATCGGCGGCTACTCGATCCGCCAGACCGGCGGCCGCGTGAGCTGGGGCGTGCCGTTCTCCGAAGTCGATACCGTGTTCTTCGGCATCGGCCTGGAACGCGCGACCGTGAAGACGGACTTCACCAGCCCCACGTACTTCAAGCAGTATGTGCGCGACCTGGGCGGCCCGGCCAGCGGCGAGGGCACCGTGTCGTCGAACTCCGTGCCGCTGACGGTGGCCTGGGGCCGCGACAGCCGCGACAGCGCGGTGACGCCGACGATCGGCCGCTACCAGCGCGCCAACCTGGAACTGGACCTGATCGGCGATTCGAAGTACTTCCGCGCGGTGTACGAGCACCAGTGGTACCGTCCGCTCACTTCCTGGGCCACGCTGGCGCTGAAGGGCGAGTTCGACTACGGCCACGGCATCGGCGACCGCCCATACCCGGTGTTCAAGAACTTCTACGCGGGCGGCATCGGCTCGGTGCGCGGCTACTACAGCTCCTCGCTGGGTTACCTCGACACCAACGGCGACGCGCTGGGCGGCGCCTCGCGCCTGATCGGCAATGCCGAGGTGCAGTTCCCGTTCCCGGGGCAGGGCAAGGACCGTAGCCTGCGCTGGTTCGCGTTCTTCGACGGCGGCCAGGTTTACCAGGAAGGGGCGAAGATGCGCCTGTCCGAGCTGCGCTTCTCGACCGGTCTGGGGGTGAGCTGGATTTCCCCGGTGGGCCCCCTGAAGTTGAGTTATGCTAAGCCTATTAATCCGATGTACGGCGACCGCCTGGAACGCTTCCAGTTCCAGATGGGTACCGGTTTCTGA